In Kytococcus sedentarius DSM 20547, the sequence GAAGGATCTTGGGGACCGGACGGCGCAGGCGTGGCTGGCCGCGGAGTTAGCCCGGCGATGCCCCGAGGATGCCGTACTGAGCGAGGAGGCGGAGGATGTCCTGGACCGGTCGGCCGCCCGCCGGGTGTGGATCATCGATCCGCTGGACGGCACGCGCGAGTTCAGTGAGCCGCCTCGGGACGACTGGGCCGTTCACGTGGCGTTGTGGGAGGACGGTGAACTGACCACGGGGGCGGTGGCACGACCCGGGGCGGGCATCACCTACCACAGCGCGGAGGGGCAACCGCTGGCGGAGCGGAGCGAGGGCCCCATTCGACTCGCCGTCTCGCGATCACGACCGCCGGCCTTCGTCGACGATCTAAAGAATCGGCTGGATGGCGAGCTGGTCCCGATGGGGTCTGCAGGCGTCAAGGTGATGTCGGTCGTCTCGGGTGAGTGCGACGCATACGTGCACGCTGGCGGCCAGTACGAGTGGGACTCCGCCGCACCCGTGGCCGTGGCCCGCGCCCACGGACTCGTCACTCACCGGGTCGACGGGAGCCCACTGGTCTACAACCGCGAGAACCCGTGGTTGCCGGATCTGGTGGTGGCTCGGCCCGAGGTCCACGATGAGGTCGTGGCGGCCCTCGCCGAGATCAACCTCCCGGACTGAACCCGGAATCAGTCCGAGCGCAGCCGGGTGACCACGTGCCGCGCCGCGGCCACCACCTCGGGGTCGAACTCGTACCCCTGCTGCATGGAGATGCGTGAGAGCGCGGCCTCCAGGGCGGTCGCGGTGCGCTGCCCCTCGGCGTAGTCGTCCACGGCGTTGGCCACCTTGAGGATGCGGGCGCCGCGGGGCACGTCGGCCCGGTACATGACGTGGTCGATGAAGAGGTGCGCCTGGTGGTGCAGCGTGCCGATCACCGCGGGGTCGGCGGGCAGCTCAGCGGCGATCTCGGCCGAGCGGGCGGCGATGCGCTGCTGGTCACGCGGGGCGAGCAGGCTGGTGCTGCCGTCCTTGATGCGCGTGTTCAGCGAGACCAGGCCCACGTCGTGCATGAGGCCCGCCAGCCGCAGGTGGGCGAGCTCGGTGTCGGTGAGCCCGAGCCCCTCGCCGATGCCCACGGCCACCTCGGCGACGCGCTGGCCGTGGTCGGCGCGGGTGTGGCCGGCGACGTCGGGCAGGCGCGCCAGGGCGGTGACCGTCTCCTGAGCCACAGCAAGCGCGCGGGTGCGCCCCTGCAGGGCGGCGGCGATGTTCACCAGCGGGCTGAGCGCGATGGGGGCGAACCACCAGCCGATGACCGGCACGCCGGCCACCAGGGCGGCGGCGGTGGCGGCGATGCTCACCAGCGCGAAGCCCTCCGTGGCGCGCAGGGCCCGCAGGCCGCGCAGCTGGCCCCGCCCGCGCCCGGCCATCACCTCCAGGCACAGGCCGAGCCCGGCGACGAGCAGCACCACCACGGGCATCCACCCGGTGGGGATGGGCGCGGCCGCCACGGTGCCGGCCGCGACCCCGGTGAGGGCGGACACGCCGAACCACCCGGTGGCGTCCGGTAGCAGCGACGAGTCGGGGCTGGGCCGCAGCGAGAGGGCCAGGGCGGCGAGGCTGGTCACCAGCGCGGCCCCGATTGCCGTGAGGCACCCCCGCCACCCGCCGTCGCCGACGAGGGGCACGAGCCCCACCAGGCCGATCTGCGCGGCCCGGCCGACCAGCCACATGGCCACGTGCGTGTGGGGCCAGCGCCAACGCACCACCACGGCGAGCAGCAGCAGGAGCGCCAGGACGGTGGCGCCGCCCAGCGCGGCGCTCACGAGGCACCTCGCAGGTCAGCGGGCAGGTCGTGCCGCCACCACGCCGGGCGCTCCTGGACGGGCACCTCCGCGGCACGCAGCACCGGGCGTGCGCT encodes:
- a CDS encoding 3'(2'),5'-bisphosphate nucleotidase CysQ; the protein is MTDDLQTAVDLATGAGQQLLAVRAQWRGADPKALKDLGDRTAQAWLAAELARRCPEDAVLSEEAEDVLDRSAARRVWIIDPLDGTREFSEPPRDDWAVHVALWEDGELTTGAVARPGAGITYHSAEGQPLAERSEGPIRLAVSRSRPPAFVDDLKNRLDGELVPMGSAGVKVMSVVSGECDAYVHAGGQYEWDSAAPVAVARAHGLVTHRVDGSPLVYNRENPWLPDLVVARPEVHDEVVAALAEINLPD
- a CDS encoding HD-GYP domain-containing protein, coding for MSAALGGATVLALLLLLAVVVRWRWPHTHVAMWLVGRAAQIGLVGLVPLVGDGGWRGCLTAIGAALVTSLAALALSLRPSPDSSLLPDATGWFGVSALTGVAAGTVAAAPIPTGWMPVVVLLVAGLGLCLEVMAGRGRGQLRGLRALRATEGFALVSIAATAAALVAGVPVIGWWFAPIALSPLVNIAAALQGRTRALAVAQETVTALARLPDVAGHTRADHGQRVAEVAVGIGEGLGLTDTELAHLRLAGLMHDVGLVSLNTRIKDGSTSLLAPRDQQRIAARSAEIAAELPADPAVIGTLHHQAHLFIDHVMYRADVPRGARILKVANAVDDYAEGQRTATALEAALSRISMQQGYEFDPEVVAAARHVVTRLRSD